CAATGGCTGGGATATGTTTACCTAATTGGTTTTTCTTGCGTCTGTCCTTTTTTGTGCGTTCTGTGGGTTGATAAAATTTTGAACGCAAAAGGGAGAAATATAGTTGCATTACTAGTTTTTGGAATGCCGCTTTTACTCTTTGTCTTATTCTATCTCCTAATTACGGGTGCAAGAGTCGGTATACTGAACTGCGCGTTAGCTGTTTTGGGGGCTCTTTGGTATCGCTTATCATTTAAAAAGTTTTTGCCAGCAGCAGTGCTTACTATTGTTGGAGCCTTGTCTCTTGCTGCATTGATTAGTATGGCATGGGTAAATCGGATTGATGATTCCGAGGCTAATCGTGGAGGAATTTGTTCTTTATTTGCAGTTAACAATTATGAGTTGAAACAATTGGACGCTGATTCACCGGTATCTTGGACAACACAAAGAACGGATGGTTTTCTCAGCTATTTTGAAGGAATTATTAATCGAATTTTTATTGTTCCTGCTGCAATATCTGGCTGGTATGTAGAGGAAGGCATCTATTCTGGCGCACGGCCGTACTATTTATATTCTCCTGAAAGTAAAAAAATGGCGAATGTTTTTGCCCAAAAATATGTGAAGCGAATTTATGGAGAAGAATATCAAGCCGGTGAATCCATTATGGCCCCCACATCGTTTGTTTTTGTTAATTTTATTTACTTTGGCTATTGGTCAATTTTGATGTCGGTTTTGGGCATATTAGCAATGGATTTTGCATTCATATTGGCCGGAACTCTGGGGCGCGTCTTGTCAGTTCCATTTATGGCTATGTGTCTTTATTATAGTTTTATTTTTGCACAGACCGGTTATGCGACCGTCATTTTAAGTCATGGCTATTTTTTACTAGTGGGCATTGTTATTGTACTTTATTGTCTTAACCGTTGGATTTGGCAAAGGCAGACTACAGATTGTTAAGAAAAATCTGTTCATGTTTTTTGGATAACAGAAAAAGGGAAATTTAGTGGAGAAAAGTGAACTTGCTTATCGTCAATGTGTTCGATGTGTGATGGATACGACTGATTCAAACATTACCTTTGATGAAAAAGGGGTCTGCAGTCATTGTTCTGAGTTTGATAGTGTGACGACAAAAAACTGGTTTCCTAATGCTGAGGGAAAAAAGCGTCTTGAAGCCATTGTCGAGAATATTAAGAAGGAAGGTCGTGGGCAGGAATATGATTGTATCATAGGTCTTAGTGGTGGCATCGACAGTTCTTATATGGCGCTGAAGGTGAAAGAGTGGGGGTTACGACCTTTGGTTGTACATGTCGACGCCGGGTGGAATAGTGAAATTGCCGTAGGAAATATCGAAAAAATTGTAAAGCATTGTAACTATGATCTTCATACTCACGTTATTGATTGGGAGGACATGAGAGATTTGCAATTGGCGTATTTCAGATCTGCTATTGCTAATCAGGATGTTCCGCAGGATCACGCTTTTTTTGCAGCCTTGTATCACTATGCTACGAAGAATAATATTAAATATATTCTGAGCGGTGGAAATATTGCTACCGAAGGGATATCTCCTAAAACGTGGCATGGAAGCGCTATGGACGCCATTAACTTGAAAGCGATTCATAAGGCTTTTGGTAGTCGTAAGCTGAAGAGTTACCCTCTGATCAGCTTCTTTCAGTATTATTTTTATTATCCCTTTATTAAAGGTATGCGTACATTCCGTCCTCTCAACTATATGCCATACGATAAAAATATGGCTGTTGAGTTCTTGCAAAAGGAAATCGGATGGCGTCCGTATGGGCGCAAGCATGGGGAATCTATTTTTACAAAATTTTTCCAGAACTATTATCTTCCTACAAAATTTGGATTCGATAAGAGAAAGCCACATTTATCTAGTCTGATAGTCTCCGGTCAGATGACGCGAGAACAAGCGTTGGCTGAGTTAGCGAAACCTCTTTATGATGCCAATGAGTTGGAAACTGATATTTCTTATTTCTGCAAAAAACTTAGAATCTCTCGTGAGGAATTTGAACGTTGTATGCAAGCTCCTATTCATGATTACACTGACTTTGCAAATTGGAATAATCTTCACGCTCGACTCAAGATGTTGCAAAAAATCGCAGAGAGAACTTTACGTCGAAAAGTAAGAGTTTATTCGTAGGCCTAGGATCGCAATATGAAAAAGAGGATAGCACATTTAACATCAGCTCACCCGCGACATGATATACGCATTCTCTTGAAAGAGTGTGCTAGTCTTGCAAAAGCTGGTTTTGAAGTATTCATGGTTGTGGCCGATGGCGCCGGAGACGAAGAAAAAGTTGGAGTTCAGCTTTTGGACCTGGGGCACAGAGGAGGGCGTTGGAGTCGTTTTTTTATAATGCCATGGAAAGTTTGGGCTAAGGCAAGAAAGCTCAATGCCGATATTTATCAGTTTCATGATCCTGAGTTGCTAATAGTAGGATTGCTTCTTAGGTTAGAAGGGTTTCGGGTTATCTATGATTCCCACGAGGATCTTCCTCGCCAGATCTATAGCAAACACTACATTCCGCTGTGGCTTCGCAATGTCATATCATTTTGTGTCGAAATCTTTGAAAACTTTGTATCTCGACGACTAATAGCCGTGGTTACGGCGACTCCACATATTGGCAAGCGATTCTCTCATATAAACCGGACGGTAGTTGTCGTTAACAATTATCCTCTAGAGCAAGAAATTGTGGCTAAGTCTTTAAGAAAACGTGACCCGAAGCAAATTTGTTATACGGGCGGGATCACACGAGTTCGGGGGGCTTTGGAGATGGTACGCGCTCTTCAAGGTCTTGATGTTAAGTTGGTGATGGCTGGTCCAATGGAAAATCAACAATTAAAGAGTGAATTAGAAAGTACCCCAGGTTGGGAAAATGTCTGTTATCTTGGTAGTGTAGAAAGAGCTAGAGTTTTTGAGGTAATGGAGACGTCTTCTCTGGGATTTTTGCTATATCATCCTGAACCAAATCATACGGATGCACAGCCAAATAAACTTTTTGAGTATATGGCTGTAGGACTTCCGGTTTTGGCATCTCACTTTGATTTATGGAGAAGCATTGTTGAAGGGTATGATGCCGGTGTTTGTGTGGATCCTCAAAACGTAGACGAAATAAGAAAAGGGCTTTTAAAAATTTTAGAGTCTGAAAAAAATATTGAGAATATGGGAGAGCGAGGGCGAAATGCCGTCGAAGCTCACTTGAATTGGGGATCGGAAGAAAAGAAGCTGGTACAACTATATCAGAGTATTTTGGAACGAGGGGTAAGATGAAAGTAGTAACGGTAGTAGGTGCGAGACCTCAGTTTATTAAAGCCTCTGCGGTTTCTCGAGAGTTTCCCAAAAGAAATGTTGAGGAAGTTATAGTCCATACTGGGCAGCATTATGACGCAAATATGTCTGATATCTTTTTTAAAGAGTTGGGGATTCCTACACCGCGATACAATTTTGAAATTCGAAGCTCTCGGCACGGAGAAATGACAGGAAGAATGCTTGAATCTATCGAAACTGTTTTGCTTGGGGAAAAGCCTGATTGGGTTCTTATATATGGTGATACCAATTCTACGCTGGCAGGAGCCCTAGCGGCAGCTAAATTGCATATTCCTATTGCTCATGTGGAGGCAGGTCTTCGTTCCTTTAATCGCGCGATGCCTGAGGAAGTGAACCGTATCATGGCCGATCACCTTAGTTCTATTTTGTTTTCCCCAACGGAACTGGGAAGAAAAAATTTAATTTCAGAAGGAATCCCTAGTACGAAGATCTCAGTAGTGGGCGATGTGATGTATGACGTGTCTCAGTACTATGGCTCATTGGCTAATAAAAATAAGATCTTATTACAACGTCTCGGACTGGAAGAAAAAAAGTTTATTTTGCTAACCTGCCATCGACAGGAGAATACCGATAATATAGATCGGTTAAAGGCAATCTTTTTGGGGTTAAACGATGTGGCAGAAAAAATGCCTGTAGTTTGCCCAATCCATCCGCGCACTAAAAAGTATTTACTCGATGCGGAATGGTTTAAACCTTCAAAGGAGCTTAAGCTTATTGATCCAATTGGATATCTTGATATGGTTACATTGGAACATACCTCTGCCTTAATTGCGACGGATTCTGGAGGGGTTCAGAAGGAAGCTTTTTTCTATGAAGTTCCGTGTGTAACCTTGAGGGATGAGACTGAATGGGAGGAGCTCATCGAGGGTGGCTGGAATATTCTTGTGCCTCCACTATCTAAAGAGGTTGTCCGTGATGGCGTACTTTCTAGATTGAACAGAATGGGGAAAAAAATTTTTCCATACGGCGATGGAAAGGCGTCACAGGCGATTGTTGATGCTATGGTCAGGGGAGTTTGAGCTTGGATTTAAAGATTTCGAGTTTTAAGGTAGACATCACTCCAAATCTACCTTGCAATGTGGCAGGATACGGAAGTTTAGATCGTAACATCGAAAAAGTATTTTCTCGTCTTGAAGCCAATGGGTTAGTTTGGGAAAATTGTGAAAAACCGCTGGCCCTTATTCAGCTTGATACTCTTTATGTGACTAGTGAGTTACGAAAAATTATTGAAGAGAGGACCGGTGTGCAAGCGGTTCTTATAGCCTCTCACACGCATGGAGCTCCTTTTCTTGATCGGAATAAAACGAAACTTGGTATCTATGATCAAGAATATTTTGAGATTGTTGCAGATAAGCTTGTTGAAGCCATAAAAGAACGATCGACGACTCAAAAATCCGAAATATATTGTGGTGAAAGTCAGGCGAATGTGGCTGTTTTTCGTAGAAAAAAGGCTTTTGGTCTTTTCGCCCGCAACCCATTTTTAGCTTACAAGGTAGCCCTTTTACCAAATCCAGATATTTCTATTGATCAACGTGTGACATGTTTTTTTGTTCGCGATGCCGGAGGCGTAGTGACGGCCATCTTCTGGCGTTTCACGTGTCATCCTGTGACGACTCCAGGAAGAGAGCAAATTTCTTCGGATTACCCTGGGGCGATTCGAACCTACTTTAGAAAGAAACTAAATAACGAAAATTTACCTGTTGTATTTTTGCCGGGTCCTGCAGGTGATGTGCGGCCTGCTTTTACAAATGAATCAGGCAAGACGGAACTTATTCGTCGTTTACGGTTTCCTTTTCAATCGACTTTTTTTTCATATCCGACAAAGTCTCAGTATGAATATTTTAATAAAAGTTTGAGTGATGCCATTCTAGATGCATTTGATTCAGCAAAGATTACTGTTTCGTCAACGCCCAAATGGTCTCGGGTAAGTCTTGCTTTAAAGTCCCTTAGCCGCCTCTCTGGAGAAGACATCAAATATCCGTTGGGAGTTCTTTCGGGCGTCGGCGATAGTATTTTCCTTTTTGTCGGCGCGGAAGTTTCATCACAATATCAAGAGATCATTAGTAACAGGTGGGGACGAAAAGTTTTTATCTGTAGTTATTTCGAGGACGTTTTTGGTTATCTTCCCACGGAAGATCAGGTCGATGAGGGAGGATACGAAGGAAAAGATTTTATTCCTCTATTTGATCTTCGCGGCGATTTTGCCTTGGGTTTTCAAAATGAACTTTTAAAAGCTATTAAGGGGCTTATATCATGCTAACTAAAGAAGAGTTTGTAAGGCAGATAAAAAGCCTTGGAATTCAGGAAAACGACATAGTTTATATTAGAGCTAGCTTAGGAGCTCTAGGAAAAGTCGATGGAGACTTATTTGATGTCATTGTAAATGGCCTAAAAGAGGCAGTGGGGCCTCAAGGAACAATTCTCGCACCGGCATTTAATAAGATTCAAAATATTTTTGAGAAGAAAAAAAACCTCATTTCTTTGGATACTATTCCTATTTCTGGAGCTGTCTCTAAACTTTTTTTGAAGCATCCAGAAATGAAAAGGTCGAGTCACCCTTCTCACTCATTTGTCGCAATTGGCCCTAAGGCATTAGATCTATTGAGTGGACATGACGAGAGTGCGGCCTGTTTTCTGCCTATCAAGCACCTTGCTGAGATGAATGGGAAGATGATTCTCATGGGATGTGTGAACGAAAGCCCTGGTTTTTCGACAGTTCACGTTGCTCAATTCGAACTAGGATTGAGTCAGAAACATTTTGTCCGATATCTCCAAAGGGGATGGATCCAAAAAGAAAACATTATTAAAAAGTGGCTTCCTATCGAGAGTCCAGGTTGTAGTCTTAGTTTTGGGAAGTTCTACTTGTCCTACATAGAAGATAAAAATCTTATCTCCGGTTGGATTGGGAGTGCATATACTCTTGTAGTTCCTTCTGCTAGAAATGCTCTTAGAACTGAGTTGGATTTGCTAAAGGGACATCCAACTTTTGTGGACTGCGGTCGTGCTGATTGTCTTACTTGTGGTATGCGTGGTTACGAATTATTGCGAATTCCAAAAACAATCGTTGCATTATTTCTAAAGAAAATTTTTGGGAAGAGGTGATTATGAAAAATTTGAGAAAGAAAGTTTCTTTATATGACCTTGCGGCTTATTTGGGTTGGTCTTCCAAAGGGACAGACTTTTTAATTGGCAATGTAGCACCATTCACAAAAGCAAACGAGGAATCACTAACATTCTCCAGTAAGCCATTAGGCAGCTCATTCAAGGGGTGCGTGATTGCTCCCGCTATTTCAGAAGGTAGCGGTTTTGAAGTACCCGCTCCCAGATTGTATTATGCAAGGGCTCTTAAATATCTAATTGAAAATGGGTATCTAGATAGCTTCGGTGATCGTCATGATATCCACCCATCAGTTCGTGTGGGACAAAATGCTGTAATTGAGGATGGCGTAGTAATTGGTGAAAATACCATAATTGGAATGAATGCAGTTATTCGCTCAAACGTTACAATCGGGAAAAACTGTATTATAGGGCCGAATTCTGTGATAGGCAACCGTGGCTTTGGATACGAACGAGATGAACATGGAGTTCCAATTCATGTACCTCATGTTGGAGGTGTTATTATCGGCGATAATGTCGACATAGGAGCTCTAGTCACTGTGGTTTCAGGTACAATGGAGCCAACAATGATCGGAAACAATACGAAGTTTGATGATCATGTTCATTTCGGACACAATTGTTCTGTTGGGGAGTCATCTATAATTACGGCTTGTGCCGAATTTAGCGGTGGGGTTCAGGTAGGAAATAAAGTCTGGATCGGTCCCAATGTATCTATAAAGGAAAAAATTAAGATTGAGGATGAGTCTTATGTTGGTTTGGCATCGGTAGTTTTAAAAAACGTGGAGGTTAAATCTGTAATTGTTGGAAACCCGGGGAGAGTTCTCCGTAAGATTGATTGAGTAGATCGAGTAGTACAATTAGCAGGATTTTTTGTCTCAGTATATTGATAACTTTTTTATATTTAAATTGTTTTTAACATGAGTTTTACATCTTTCGCGTTCTTTATATTTATCGGAGTATTCTTCTCGATCTGGTATTTTCTTCGAAATCGCCGCGAAGGTCGATGGTTTCTTTTAACGGTTGCTTCATTCTTCTTTTACGGTTGGTGGGACTGGAAATTTCTAGGTCTTTTGATTGCTACGGGACTATTTGATTTTATATTAGCTCTGACGATAGATCGTACAAAAGGGGATAACAAACGACTGATTTTGATGTGTTTTTCTGTCATATCAAATCTTACAGTTTTGGCACTTTTTAAATACACTGTTTTTTTCTCTAATAACTTTGAGGAACTGGGCCAATATTTCGGTTGGAATGTTTCTTTGACAAGCAATATTCCTAGTGTGTTTCTGGTGCTTCCAATAGGTATTAGCTTTTATACTTTTGAATCTTTAAGTTACACAATTGATGTTTATCACCGTCATATTAAACCTACAAAAAATGTGTTTCAGTATTTTGCATTTCTTTCGATGTTTCCAAGGCTAGTGGCTGGCCCAATTGAGCGTCCTGCCAATTTATTACCGCAGCTTGAACGCAATCCCCAGCCTAGTAACGAGATGGTTTGGAAAGGATTTAATTTAATATTGGCGGGATACTTTAAAAAGCTCGTCATTGCGGATAATCTTGCCCCCTATGTCAATGAAGCTTTCGCCCGAACGCATTCGGTTTCTGGCCTCAGTTGGTGGATAGCTATGTTTTCATTCTCTATTCAGATTTACTGTGATTTTAGTGGGTATTCGGACATCGCAAGAGGGCTCGCAAATCTTCTTGGGTTTGAATTTAAACTTAATTTCAACTCGCCATATATTTCGCATGGATTTTCGGACTTTTGGCGGCGTTGGCACATAAGTTTATCCTCTTGGTTTAGAGATTATCTTTATATACCGCTTGGTGGGAGTAAAGTTTCAAAAATCCGTAGTCACTTAAATACGTGGATCACAATGTTAGTATCCGGATTTTGGCATGGAGCTAGTTGGACTTTTGTTGCATGGGGAGCCCTTCATGCGATGTTTTTATCATTTGAACACGAAGTACGTTGGCATCAAAAGATCAATAAGCATCTCGTCGTGCTTATTACATTTTTGATGGTAACTTTCGCCTGGGTTTTATTCAGGGCTGAGAGTCTTCAACAAGCAAAGAATATATATCTCGCGATGCTTACTTTAAGCGGAGGTGACAATTTGATTTCCCTAAAGCAGATTTTTTTAATTTTGCTAGCGCTGGTGCCTCATTTATATGAATTCTCAAAATCAAAAACTGCGATTGAACAGTATTATCCTACTAGGCTCGTAAAGATCGTGATGGCAACAATGATAGTATTTTGTATTTTTGGTCGTGGGCCTGGCTCAACGTTTATTTACTTTCAGTTTTAATATGAGTGCACTTAAAAACATTAAATTTATACTTCTCCTATCTATAATTCTTACTGGAGTTATGTATTTATACCTATTTTCTCGCGGAGTTGTTTCCGTGGAAAATATAATAGTCGAGGCCCGTTCGAGACAGATGTGGGCTGCAAAATCAACCCCTACGAAAGATAAAGATTTTGTAGTGATTGGAGATTCTCGCATTTATCGAGGTGTAGATACTGAAATTATCTCGAGCTACTTAGATATGAATGGTATGAACTTAGGGTTCTCAAGCGCGGGAATGAGTTCACCTCTTTTTGATCTAGCTGAAAGTTTTTTGAGATCTAATGGGGAAAGAATAATAATTATTGGTCTTACGGCCAATTCATTGACCGAGGAATCAGCTAAGAATCTTCATCTTAAAGAGTGGACACTGAAGCCCACTATTGATCGATTTGCAATACTTTGTTGTGAGTCTTTCATGATACTGACAGGGCCTAAATTATTTGAGCTAAATAATGGAGATAAAAATTATCTTCAAACATATCATCTCAATGGGTTTGTGGCTTCAGATTATCAAGTTCGAAATAGTCGAGAGGCAATTAAGTCCTATAAAGAAACATTTGAGAAAAATCATATATCGGGGCACGTAATTGAGGGACTTCTCGATAGAATTAAAAAGTGGAAAAATGAAAAAATAGAGGTCTATTTTTTCGTTCCCCCTATATCGAAAGATCTTTGGGATGTTGAAGAAAAGCAAACTGGCTTTTATTCATCAAATATTTTTAAATTACTTTCGGACGCTGGGGCAATGCAGATACCTGTTGAAGGTGAGTGGACCTCTTATGATGGAAGCCATTTAACGGCAGGTGATGCCGTTAGGTTGAGTCGTGTTCTTGCCGAAGCGGTCGGCAGGCGCTCGAAGGAAACAATGACCTCTAAATAGATTTACGTACCTTGGTAAAAAATTATTTAATTATCCATCGCACGACATCGAATGTTTCTGCATAAGTAGTTGCAATTTGGACACCTCTTGTTCGTGCTAAGGATCTAATAAACTCTTCATTGGCATAAGGTCTATGAGCTTGTGACCTATAAAGGCGAAGAGCATTGATTTTCTTTTCCACATGTCTATCCTCAAGATGAACGAAGGACGAAGTATTAAAGCTAAGATTGTTCCATGGGACTTCATAACTTAATATACTTGTCAACTTGAAGGCTCTTAAGCCTTCAAGAGCAATCGTGCTATGATCTTGATGCATATCGCTTGTAGCTGGCATGAAGACGAGATCAGGATTGATATTCTTTTTTAGATCGACAAGATCTTGTAGAATTTCTTGTCGTCGAAAGTTAAAAGTTCTGACTTCATATTTAAATAAAATCAGATTCTCCTTCTTTATTCCAAGTTCAGCTGTGGCCTCTTTAACTTCAGAAATAAGTATGTCGGGAGGGAACTCTTTAAGAACAGACTGTTCGCAGGCCGAGAAGGCCGCATAGTAAACATCAGCCCCTTCTTCGATCAACTTAGCTATACTACCACCGCACCCAAACTCACCATCGTCAGTGTGTGGTGCTAAAACAAGTACTCTTTTAACCTGATTGCTCGAAATCATTGAAACCTCAAAATTTATAATTAATCAGAGCATATGTATTGCAGTCAACAAAGCCGTATTCTATAACTTATCGTCATTGCAGCATGGAGCTTAAAATGAATATACTTTTTATCAATCACTATGCTGGAGCTCCTAAGTTGGGAATGGAGTTTCGTCCCTTTTATCTAGGGCGTGAGTGGAGTAAGAAAGGACACAAAGTCGCCATTTTGGGAGCTTCTTATTCGCATTTGCGACAAAAGAATCCGGTAGTGTCCGAGGATTTTCAGTTCGAAGACATTCAGGGACTTTCCTACTATTGGTTTAAAACCCCCGAATACACTGGTAATG
This region of Bdellovibrio sp. BCCA genomic DNA includes:
- a CDS encoding PIG-L deacetylase family protein, producing MISSNQVKRVLVLAPHTDDGEFGCGGSIAKLIEEGADVYYAAFSACEQSVLKEFPPDILISEVKEATAELGIKKENLILFKYEVRTFNFRRQEILQDLVDLKKNINPDLVFMPATSDMHQDHSTIALEGLRAFKLTSILSYEVPWNNLSFNTSSFVHLEDRHVEKKINALRLYRSQAHRPYANEEFIRSLARTRGVQIATTYAETFDVVRWIIK
- a CDS encoding glycosyltransferase, which translates into the protein MKKRIAHLTSAHPRHDIRILLKECASLAKAGFEVFMVVADGAGDEEKVGVQLLDLGHRGGRWSRFFIMPWKVWAKARKLNADIYQFHDPELLIVGLLLRLEGFRVIYDSHEDLPRQIYSKHYIPLWLRNVISFCVEIFENFVSRRLIAVVTATPHIGKRFSHINRTVVVVNNYPLEQEIVAKSLRKRDPKQICYTGGITRVRGALEMVRALQGLDVKLVMAGPMENQQLKSELESTPGWENVCYLGSVERARVFEVMETSSLGFLLYHPEPNHTDAQPNKLFEYMAVGLPVLASHFDLWRSIVEGYDAGVCVDPQNVDEIRKGLLKILESEKNIENMGERGRNAVEAHLNWGSEEKKLVQLYQSILERGVR
- a CDS encoding UDP-3-O-(3-hydroxymyristoyl)glucosamine N-acyltransferase — protein: MKNLRKKVSLYDLAAYLGWSSKGTDFLIGNVAPFTKANEESLTFSSKPLGSSFKGCVIAPAISEGSGFEVPAPRLYYARALKYLIENGYLDSFGDRHDIHPSVRVGQNAVIEDGVVIGENTIIGMNAVIRSNVTIGKNCIIGPNSVIGNRGFGYERDEHGVPIHVPHVGGVIIGDNVDIGALVTVVSGTMEPTMIGNNTKFDDHVHFGHNCSVGESSIITACAEFSGGVQVGNKVWIGPNVSIKEKIKIEDESYVGLASVVLKNVEVKSVIVGNPGRVLRKID
- a CDS encoding MBOAT family O-acyltransferase, producing MSFTSFAFFIFIGVFFSIWYFLRNRREGRWFLLTVASFFFYGWWDWKFLGLLIATGLFDFILALTIDRTKGDNKRLILMCFSVISNLTVLALFKYTVFFSNNFEELGQYFGWNVSLTSNIPSVFLVLPIGISFYTFESLSYTIDVYHRHIKPTKNVFQYFAFLSMFPRLVAGPIERPANLLPQLERNPQPSNEMVWKGFNLILAGYFKKLVIADNLAPYVNEAFARTHSVSGLSWWIAMFSFSIQIYCDFSGYSDIARGLANLLGFEFKLNFNSPYISHGFSDFWRRWHISLSSWFRDYLYIPLGGSKVSKIRSHLNTWITMLVSGFWHGASWTFVAWGALHAMFLSFEHEVRWHQKINKHLVVLITFLMVTFAWVLFRAESLQQAKNIYLAMLTLSGGDNLISLKQIFLILLALVPHLYEFSKSKTAIEQYYPTRLVKIVMATMIVFCIFGRGPGSTFIYFQF
- a CDS encoding N-acetyl sugar amidotransferase translates to MDTTDSNITFDEKGVCSHCSEFDSVTTKNWFPNAEGKKRLEAIVENIKKEGRGQEYDCIIGLSGGIDSSYMALKVKEWGLRPLVVHVDAGWNSEIAVGNIEKIVKHCNYDLHTHVIDWEDMRDLQLAYFRSAIANQDVPQDHAFFAALYHYATKNNIKYILSGGNIATEGISPKTWHGSAMDAINLKAIHKAFGSRKLKSYPLISFFQYYFYYPFIKGMRTFRPLNYMPYDKNMAVEFLQKEIGWRPYGRKHGESIFTKFFQNYYLPTKFGFDKRKPHLSSLIVSGQMTREQALAELAKPLYDANELETDISYFCKKLRISREEFERCMQAPIHDYTDFANWNNLHARLKMLQKIAERTLRRKVRVYS
- the wecB gene encoding non-hydrolyzing UDP-N-acetylglucosamine 2-epimerase, whose translation is MKVVTVVGARPQFIKASAVSREFPKRNVEEVIVHTGQHYDANMSDIFFKELGIPTPRYNFEIRSSRHGEMTGRMLESIETVLLGEKPDWVLIYGDTNSTLAGALAAAKLHIPIAHVEAGLRSFNRAMPEEVNRIMADHLSSILFSPTELGRKNLISEGIPSTKISVVGDVMYDVSQYYGSLANKNKILLQRLGLEEKKFILLTCHRQENTDNIDRLKAIFLGLNDVAEKMPVVCPIHPRTKKYLLDAEWFKPSKELKLIDPIGYLDMVTLEHTSALIATDSGGVQKEAFFYEVPCVTLRDETEWEELIEGGWNILVPPLSKEVVRDGVLSRLNRMGKKIFPYGDGKASQAIVDAMVRGV
- a CDS encoding AAC(3) family N-acetyltransferase, encoding MLTKEEFVRQIKSLGIQENDIVYIRASLGALGKVDGDLFDVIVNGLKEAVGPQGTILAPAFNKIQNIFEKKKNLISLDTIPISGAVSKLFLKHPEMKRSSHPSHSFVAIGPKALDLLSGHDESAACFLPIKHLAEMNGKMILMGCVNESPGFSTVHVAQFELGLSQKHFVRYLQRGWIQKENIIKKWLPIESPGCSLSFGKFYLSYIEDKNLISGWIGSAYTLVVPSARNALRTELDLLKGHPTFVDCGRADCLTCGMRGYELLRIPKTIVALFLKKIFGKR